The Nicotiana tomentosiformis chromosome 2, ASM39032v3, whole genome shotgun sequence genome includes the window TATATTTGAGCGCTTGAATCTTTCTCCCATTAGGAATTTCTAACGTTACTCTAGTACCCTAGACCATAAGTCTGCCCTATAATACATTACTAAGAATAGTTATGTATTTTGGAATCTATTTAATGCAACTTATAATCTGGTAATGAAAAGACTAAATTAGTTTGTTGTATCATGAGACAGTTTCATTAGATAGCAATCAGAGAAAATAAAGATTCAATTGCTAATATCTTGTATTGCTAACAGCTGAGGAAACTATACCATATGTATGCTGAAAACGCTTCGGAGAGAATAAATCTCTATCTCAAAGCCGTCCATAGTCGAGATGAGCAGATAGCTATAGAGCTAGTATCTCAAGCCAAGCCCATCTCTGAAACAGGATCCAAGATTCTTGAGAGTATCAAACTCTTGGAGGTAAGATTGTGGTTCGCAAAAAAGAGTTTAATTTCATAATGTTTTTACACAAAATGGTTAAGTTACATACAACTACTTATCACATACATGATCTATAACCCGGAAAATAAAGTAGATTATAACCTACTATAACAGTTGAAATACACCGATAGTGTAAACTGTTCACTACTATAAACCCTTCAAAATATAATATCTTGGTTGAGTGAATGTTAGCCCCTTCAGTGTTTGTTCAATTACATAAACACCCACTTTCATCTGAACAGGAGAGTTTACAGTAGGAGAAACCTTGGCTAAGATTCTTAAGTCCCTGCTTCACAGACCCAGGACATGGTTTGCATGATATAGAAAGTCCAATGAAGGGAATGGAAATGGCTTTAACTTCTTGTCCTTGTTTTCTAACTAGAATGATAGATGAAGAGCTGATAAGCGCCTCACATCGTGTGCTACAGTTGCTTGCTCTAAAACTGGAGCAAGCTAGGTGCTTTTTGCCATCCCATTCAATGGTAGCTCCAGAAACAGAAGAAGAGTTTGAGAGTATGTTTTCCAGCTTGTCCCCTGAGCCAATTTTCCCGACGAACCTAGATCAACCAGCACTTTTCTTCTTGTCTTGTATCAAAATGTGCATAAATCATTTAACCATGAGTAAACCTATAACTAAAGGATACAAAGATTTACAAGGAAGTAATGGAGCTAGCTCTAGACAAGTCTGCAACAATTGGATTACGGCCATGAGCAAAAGACTGGTATTCACATGCAAGTGTTCAATTTCTTTAGGTCTGGCTGTGCTACTTGGTCTGCTATTTAATAGAGAAAATAGATACTGGTCAGGCCTTACCTTAGCAATCAGCTTTGAAACAGGAAAACTAGCAATTTTTACAGTTGCAAATGCTCGAACACAAGGAACAGCTCTAGGATCAGTCTACGGGATACTAGGCTGCagtgtttttcaaaattttgcaaAACTAAGGTTCATAGCCCTGATCCCTTGGATTATTTTTACCTCAATTCTGAGGCACAGTAAGATGTACTCTACAGCAGGAGGAGATGCAGCAGTCATTGGAGCATTACTAATTTTGGGCAGAATGGGTTATGGTCCCCCAAGTGAATTTGCCATCGCTAGACTCACCGAGGCCTTGATTGGATTATCATGTTTTGTTATCATCGAGCTTGTTTTTCAACCTACAAGAGTAGCTACTCTTGCAAAAAATCATCTTTATCTGTGTTTGGAAACACTAAAAGTTTGCACTAAACAAATTGTCCTGGATTCAGGGCAGAATGACTTTATAGAGAAGCAAAGGCATCTGAATTCTCAAGTAGAGGACTTGCGAAAGTTCATAGTA containing:
- the LOC104112869 gene encoding uncharacterized protein, coding for MYAENASERINLYLKAVHSRDEQIAIELVSQAKPISETGSKILESIKLLEESLQMIDEELISASHRVLQLLALKLEQARCFLPSHSMVAPETEEEFESMFSSLSPEPIFPTNLDQPALFFLSCIKMCINHLTMSKPITKGYKDLQGSNGASSRQVCNNWITAMSKRLVFTCKCSISLGLAVLLGLLFNRENRYWSGLTLAISFETGKLAIFTVANARTQGTALGSVYGILGCSVFQNFAKLRFIALIPWIIFTSILRHSKMYSTAGGDAAVIGALLILGRMGYGPPSEFAIARLTEALIGLSCFVIIELVFQPTRVATLAKNHLYLCLETLKVCTKQIVLDSGQNDFIEKQRHLNSQVEDLRKFIVDAELEPGFWFTPFPASCYQKLHKSLSNVMHLLYFMANSIESLSQTLHSRDDDRKDIQEHINRDIEIIKEALSSSMSYIGKTISIRLLRASQDQPEEQICYDLEEGKSQCEYTTSSMSDKEQKTLSYFLEHSKEVADKTTSIEGNEELTRKTVLCWCSIGFCMRCLMSEVKDIEEGMKELVNWEDPLGNPFH